Proteins encoded by one window of Cylindrospermum stagnale PCC 7417:
- a CDS encoding alpha/beta hydrolase family protein, whose product MNPASMPLSVPEEIYLACRYFLPRLLFWQSQWGDLAIALGDFPSDCTDISTPEFWEHWMKGWSKLGDRYVAQAETCSYKMGQRLLFRSATSCYHWAEFMYFADSNHKSVLRQLIKDCFLKSWDENVRPLNTGKIEWNGVEIPYYLLLPDNVDPHQPLPCVILSNGLDSVTEVEVIAFAEHFVNRGFAAFLFDGPGQGINLGRSPIPVNFEEVIASIVDTLSADARIDQKRLGFFGVSFGGYIALRVAKHLGHKFKAVVNLSGGPSITPFEKMKRRLKEDFQYAFMEPEKTAMPDLFERLALDLSGGCKTNVLSIHGTLDDIFPIGGIQALNHKWGDRHQALIYEQEVHVCLNQINQYIVVITDWMGSQLAPNNTV is encoded by the coding sequence ATGAATCCTGCTTCTATGCCATTGAGTGTACCAGAAGAAATATATTTGGCTTGTCGGTATTTTCTGCCGCGTCTTCTGTTTTGGCAATCCCAGTGGGGCGATTTAGCGATCGCTCTGGGTGATTTTCCCTCTGATTGCACAGATATAAGTACCCCGGAGTTTTGGGAACACTGGATGAAGGGTTGGTCTAAACTTGGCGATCGCTATGTTGCACAAGCCGAAACCTGCTCCTATAAAATGGGGCAGCGTCTCCTCTTTCGCAGTGCGACTAGCTGCTACCACTGGGCGGAGTTTATGTATTTCGCCGATTCTAACCATAAGTCCGTATTGCGACAGCTCATCAAGGATTGCTTTCTCAAAAGCTGGGACGAAAATGTCCGCCCCCTGAATACAGGTAAAATCGAGTGGAACGGGGTGGAAATTCCCTACTATTTGCTATTACCTGACAACGTTGACCCCCATCAACCCTTACCCTGTGTAATTCTCTCCAACGGTCTTGATTCAGTTACGGAAGTTGAGGTTATTGCTTTCGCTGAACATTTTGTCAACCGAGGATTTGCGGCTTTCTTGTTCGACGGACCGGGGCAAGGAATCAATCTCGGTCGTTCTCCAATTCCTGTAAATTTTGAAGAAGTAATTGCCAGTATTGTTGATACTTTGTCTGCTGACGCACGCATTGATCAAAAGCGGCTTGGTTTCTTCGGAGTCAGCTTTGGCGGCTATATTGCTCTGCGGGTAGCGAAACATTTGGGTCATAAATTCAAGGCAGTTGTCAATCTGTCAGGTGGACCATCTATTACACCGTTTGAGAAAATGAAGCGCCGTCTCAAAGAAGATTTCCAGTATGCCTTTATGGAACCTGAAAAAACTGCTATGCCTGACCTTTTTGAGCGCCTGGCACTGGATCTATCTGGTGGTTGCAAAACCAATGTTTTGTCAATTCACGGCACTCTCGACGACATTTTTCCCATTGGCGGTATTCAGGCTCTCAATCATAAATGGGGCGATCGTCACCAGGCGCTCATCTATGAACAGGAGGTTCATGTTTGCCTGAACCAAATCAACCAGTACATAGTAGTAATAACCGACTGGATGGGGTCGCAGCTTGCCCCTAATAACACAGTTTAA
- a CDS encoding SRPBCC family protein, protein MKNTFHSIICHAPVEAVYQIISDTSQWPDLFETCVRTEVLEKGNDYQLVRITAQENGREMIWDTHRTFLPQINGVDFYLPVPMPLLTDMQGRWRVVPLDSGGSLLFVERSFVVKEDVTGLVAGVTTPEAAVDFMINFIERNGGSEMIAIKSIVEGKDQQEDELSLSFESSRVLPFPGADIYTLLADAANWSLLLPHCQAVDMLYDDGSNQEFIMEVKTAYGSERIRSIRRCRRDLLTIEYFQPEPPPVMSRHTGCWKLNSIPGGTAVFARHEFQIEPNACRNLFGEGDIAFYKQRLHHALEKNSLTTIEACERRLAGKK, encoded by the coding sequence ATGAAAAATACATTTCATTCGATCATCTGCCATGCCCCGGTAGAGGCTGTTTATCAAATTATCTCCGACACCTCCCAATGGCCTGATCTGTTTGAGACTTGCGTCAGAACGGAAGTTCTGGAAAAAGGTAACGATTACCAACTGGTTCGCATTACTGCCCAGGAAAATGGCAGAGAAATGATATGGGACACGCACCGGACGTTTTTGCCCCAGATCAATGGAGTTGATTTCTACCTACCCGTACCCATGCCACTGTTGACCGATATGCAAGGGCGCTGGCGGGTTGTGCCCCTTGACAGTGGTGGAAGTCTGCTCTTTGTTGAGCGTAGCTTTGTAGTCAAGGAAGACGTAACTGGTTTAGTAGCGGGCGTAACTACACCAGAAGCAGCCGTCGATTTCATGATCAATTTCATCGAGCGCAACGGCGGTTCGGAAATGATCGCGATTAAAAGCATAGTGGAAGGGAAAGACCAGCAGGAGGATGAACTTTCTTTGTCCTTTGAATCAAGTCGCGTTCTGCCCTTTCCGGGGGCAGACATTTACACTCTTCTGGCTGATGCTGCCAACTGGTCTTTGCTTCTTCCCCATTGTCAGGCTGTGGATATGCTTTACGATGACGGCAGCAATCAGGAATTCATTATGGAGGTGAAAACAGCCTATGGTAGTGAGCGCATTCGCAGCATCCGTCGGTGTCGCCGAGATCTCCTGACAATTGAGTATTTTCAGCCAGAACCGCCTCCAGTGATGAGCAGACATACTGGTTGTTGGAAGCTCAACAGTATACCTGGTGGAACGGCGGTTTTTGCCCGCCACGAGTTCCAAATTGAGCCGAATGCCTGCCGCAATTTATTCGGAGAGGGTGACATAGCATTCTACAAACAACGGCTCCATCATGCCCTGGAAAAAAACTCTCTAACTACCATCGAAGCTTGTGAACGTCGTTTAGCTGGGAAGAAATAG
- a CDS encoding aromatase/cyclase, whose protein sequence is MKATIHSIFCHAPANAVYGIISNSVRWPDIFEPCINVESLEKSEGYEVIRVTAEVNGVEMQWVSHRVLLEEIYGINFETNPPMSLLQSMQGRWRVISMAEGGSLLSLEHNFQVKEEVSGLVDGVNTPDEAVDFMMQAIHRNSLKELNSIKKLAEQNN, encoded by the coding sequence GTGAAGGCAACAATACATTCTATCTTCTGCCACGCTCCAGCTAATGCTGTTTATGGAATCATTTCCAACAGTGTGCGATGGCCCGACATTTTTGAGCCATGTATCAACGTCGAATCCCTGGAAAAAAGTGAAGGCTACGAAGTCATCCGCGTGACTGCGGAAGTAAACGGTGTGGAAATGCAGTGGGTTTCTCACCGGGTTTTATTAGAGGAGATTTACGGCATTAATTTTGAAACAAACCCGCCAATGTCCCTACTTCAATCTATGCAAGGTCGCTGGCGGGTGATATCGATGGCAGAGGGGGGAAGTCTGCTTTCCCTCGAACACAATTTTCAGGTGAAGGAAGAGGTGAGCGGTTTAGTAGATGGTGTTAACACACCTGATGAAGCGGTTGATTTTATGATGCAAGCAATCCACCGCAACAGCCTCAAAGAACTCAACTCGATCAAAAAACTAGCAGAACAGAATAACTAG
- a CDS encoding class I adenylate-forming enzyme family protein, whose translation MKILSFLNCSDESIWKKPAFVTSKQIYTYQDVRDRIAAMVNFLRDKGVIPGQRVLMIADHDEYAVFFFLAASAIGIQVLIPYNLKEAAFNEWLNILEIAQPEHIIYLKKTDITLEKSRISGVNLVEIDRTQIEIIDKTNTNIIVEDPNPVENFLVLFTSGTTGKPKAISLQERLIALRVLKVSTTLKFHSDAHIMMSGLMSNTTGIINSLGSLAHNATLFFPNSPDVADWAPQIQQHRLTHIMMRPVSMKNFLEDSRTVKADLSSLEIVAYGAAPLPVKDLEKGRKLMPCEWIQGYGLSETFGPFCWLTEEDHKAEIYAQYVHCIGRPDDTVDVAVFDPSGNKLPPNEIGEIVVHSLGVMAGYCNFPKNIIESVGEWFHTGDFGMFSSEGYLVLKGREAETVLTPNGYKIYPSEIEHLLYQIPGVEEAVLVSWSSSETAIEYPVVCIYTISGQGDPVALRDALSESFRNMFSPEKWPNFLYISPEPLPKNQNGKIAKRDILPFIKPENVIKFSVN comes from the coding sequence ATGAAAATTTTATCATTTCTCAACTGTTCAGATGAATCAATCTGGAAAAAACCCGCATTTGTCACTTCAAAACAAATCTACACCTATCAAGATGTTCGCGATCGCATCGCGGCAATGGTCAATTTTCTACGGGACAAAGGTGTAATACCTGGACAGCGCGTTTTGATGATTGCAGATCACGATGAATATGCAGTTTTCTTTTTTCTCGCTGCCAGTGCTATTGGCATTCAAGTTCTGATTCCTTACAATCTCAAAGAAGCTGCTTTTAACGAATGGCTTAATATTCTTGAAATCGCCCAACCAGAACATATTATTTACCTCAAAAAAACAGATATAACGCTGGAAAAATCGCGGATATCAGGTGTTAATCTTGTTGAAATTGACCGGACTCAAATCGAGATAATAGATAAAACAAATACCAATATTATCGTCGAAGACCCCAATCCAGTTGAAAATTTCTTAGTTCTCTTTACTAGCGGCACCACGGGCAAGCCAAAAGCTATCAGTCTTCAAGAAAGACTTATCGCCCTGCGCGTTCTCAAGGTATCTACGACCCTGAAGTTCCACTCTGACGCACACATAATGATGTCAGGGCTAATGAGCAATACCACCGGGATTATTAATTCCTTGGGGTCCCTGGCACATAACGCTACTCTATTTTTTCCCAACAGTCCAGATGTTGCAGATTGGGCACCACAGATTCAACAGCATCGGCTAACTCATATTATGATGCGCCCAGTCTCTATGAAAAATTTCCTTGAAGATTCACGCACAGTCAAAGCAGATTTGAGTAGCCTAGAAATTGTTGCTTATGGTGCTGCACCATTGCCCGTAAAAGACCTAGAAAAAGGGCGGAAACTAATGCCTTGTGAATGGATTCAAGGCTATGGTTTGAGTGAAACTTTCGGACCTTTCTGCTGGCTGACGGAGGAAGATCACAAAGCCGAAATTTACGCTCAGTATGTACATTGCATTGGACGACCAGATGATACGGTTGATGTCGCTGTTTTCGATCCGAGTGGTAATAAGTTGCCCCCTAATGAAATCGGTGAGATTGTCGTTCATAGTTTAGGGGTGATGGCAGGTTATTGCAACTTCCCAAAAAATATTATTGAGTCAGTTGGTGAATGGTTTCACACAGGTGACTTCGGAATGTTTTCCAGCGAAGGCTATCTTGTTCTCAAAGGACGAGAAGCTGAAACCGTTCTCACACCAAATGGTTACAAAATTTATCCTAGCGAGATCGAACATCTTCTTTACCAAATTCCAGGTGTTGAGGAGGCAGTGCTTGTCAGTTGGTCATCATCAGAAACAGCAATCGAATATCCCGTGGTCTGCATCTATACAATCAGCGGACAAGGCGACCCTGTTGCTCTGAGAGATGCTTTATCTGAAAGCTTCCGTAACATGTTTAGCCCTGAAAAATGGCCTAATTTTCTTTACATATCCCCTGAACCTTTGCCCAAAAACCAAAATGGCAAAATTGCGAAGCGGGATATTCTTCCCTTCATCAAACCTGAAAACGTGATCAAATTTTCTGTAAATTAA
- a CDS encoding MFS transporter: MTFNVPPEETSATQKWWALLGVGLGLLMFTLDGSIVNLALPTLVNTLHTTFATIQWVVVSYLLVVTALVLGAARLGDMFGKKLLYLWGLILFTIASLLCGLAPSVEWLIAFRTLQGLGGLFIAALTVAIATEVFPPSERGKTLGIISAIVSLGICLGPTLGGLLIAIAGWRLIFLVNIPFGIFASFIIVRFVPQEAIANRTQQFDALGSATITISLLSFTLSMTQGQIESFTSIKTLTLLAIAVLSFAAFLFLEARINQPMLDLRMFENWEFSLSLLMGVLVFFAISGIIFILPFFFQLVLYYPAQKIGLLLAVSPVLTGIVAPFSGAMSDRFGSRIISLIGLVLMFCSCLLMSTFDAQLKDLVYIAWIAPLGIGFGMFQSPNNSAIMGSVPKERLGIASGLLSLSRTLGQTIALPLMGAIFAALTLRSANLEQNANVTAASPEALIYGVKGTFNFAALILGIAAALAVVVWRMEQKARQVS, from the coding sequence ATGACATTTAATGTTCCTCCTGAAGAAACTTCCGCCACGCAAAAATGGTGGGCGCTGCTAGGAGTTGGGCTGGGCTTACTAATGTTCACCCTAGATGGCAGCATCGTCAATCTCGCCTTGCCTACTCTTGTTAACACGCTCCATACGACCTTTGCGACTATCCAATGGGTAGTAGTTAGTTATCTGCTTGTGGTCACAGCGTTGGTACTCGGTGCGGCAAGGTTGGGTGATATGTTTGGCAAAAAACTGTTATACCTCTGGGGTCTAATTCTGTTTACAATCGCCTCCTTGCTGTGCGGACTTGCTCCTAGTGTAGAGTGGCTGATTGCGTTTCGGACACTTCAAGGACTAGGAGGTTTGTTTATAGCCGCCCTAACCGTAGCGATCGCCACAGAAGTTTTCCCCCCATCGGAACGCGGAAAGACCCTAGGCATAATTAGTGCCATTGTCTCCCTAGGAATCTGCCTAGGTCCGACATTGGGAGGGCTGCTAATTGCGATCGCTGGCTGGCGTTTGATCTTCTTGGTAAACATACCCTTCGGCATATTTGCAAGTTTTATTATTGTTCGGTTTGTACCGCAGGAGGCAATCGCCAATCGTACCCAACAATTTGACGCTTTGGGTTCGGCAACCATTACGATATCTCTCCTTAGTTTCACCCTCAGCATGACACAGGGGCAGATTGAAAGCTTTACCAGTATTAAAACTCTAACCCTGCTTGCTATTGCAGTACTAAGTTTTGCGGCTTTTTTATTCCTTGAAGCTCGCATAAATCAGCCAATGCTCGATTTAAGGATGTTTGAAAATTGGGAATTTAGCCTCAGCTTATTGATGGGAGTTTTAGTGTTTTTTGCTATTAGCGGCATAATCTTTATTCTCCCATTTTTCTTTCAACTAGTCTTGTACTATCCCGCCCAAAAGATTGGCTTACTATTAGCAGTTTCCCCAGTTTTAACGGGAATCGTTGCCCCATTTTCTGGAGCAATGTCTGACCGTTTTGGTTCTCGGATAATTAGTTTAATAGGATTAGTTTTAATGTTCTGTAGTTGTCTGCTAATGAGTACCTTTGATGCCCAGTTGAAAGATTTAGTCTATATTGCCTGGATTGCACCATTAGGTATTGGTTTTGGCATGTTTCAGTCACCCAACAATAGCGCCATTATGGGCAGTGTACCCAAAGAAAGACTAGGAATTGCTTCTGGGTTATTATCACTATCGCGCACATTAGGTCAGACAATAGCTTTACCCTTGATGGGCGCTATTTTTGCAGCTTTGACGCTCAGAAGTGCCAACTTAGAACAAAATGCTAATGTCACAGCAGCCTCACCTGAAGCCTTGATCTATGGGGTTAAAGGCACTTTTAATTTTGCAGCACTAATCCTTGGTATTGCGGCTGCATTGGCAGTAGTTGTTTGGAGAATGGAACAAAAAGCACGCCAAGTTTCCTAG
- a CDS encoding class I SAM-dependent methyltransferase, giving the protein MFESEELIKMRAKLAGEAGAAYPQSRKHDFKVMFQYLNPQPGEHILGFWEGNGVFCKAIAQAVGPQGKYLVSDPSAYLLERLKARVNLPQVEVLVSSSEDLNLPPESFDKAWSFGTFHDALSQTQVVANIYKALKPGGLLFIGDVFQGSSASRYFDSIVSKYREGGHEAKFLTAEFADSLCFINGFKSEKVQVVELLQKWDFPSENDIATFLYKILAMNLFPGEEPERIEQTRKGLRDFFEIEHSEGIYKLNWPMKALIAEK; this is encoded by the coding sequence ATGTTTGAATCCGAAGAGCTAATTAAAATGAGAGCTAAACTGGCTGGGGAAGCAGGGGCTGCCTATCCTCAGTCGAGAAAACATGACTTTAAAGTGATGTTTCAATACCTCAATCCCCAACCGGGAGAACATATCTTAGGATTTTGGGAAGGAAATGGCGTTTTTTGTAAAGCGATCGCACAAGCAGTTGGTCCCCAGGGAAAATATTTAGTTAGCGATCCTTCAGCGTATCTACTCGAACGCCTGAAAGCAAGAGTTAATCTGCCACAGGTTGAAGTTTTAGTTAGTAGTTCTGAAGACTTAAATCTCCCCCCAGAATCGTTTGATAAAGCTTGGAGTTTTGGCACATTCCATGACGCTTTAAGTCAAACCCAAGTGGTGGCAAATATTTACAAGGCATTAAAACCGGGCGGATTATTATTCATCGGTGATGTTTTTCAAGGAAGTTCAGCATCCAGATATTTCGACTCTATAGTTAGTAAATACCGCGAAGGTGGGCATGAGGCGAAATTTTTAACGGCAGAATTTGCTGATTCTTTATGCTTCATCAATGGATTTAAAAGCGAAAAAGTTCAAGTAGTAGAATTACTCCAGAAATGGGACTTCCCCTCAGAAAATGATATTGCCACATTTCTCTATAAGATTTTAGCAATGAATCTATTTCCTGGAGAAGAACCAGAAAGAATAGAACAAACTCGTAAAGGACTCAGAGATTTTTTTGAAATAGAACACAGCGAGGGAATATACAAATTAAACTGGCCGATGAAAGCCCTAATTGCTGAAAAGTGA
- a CDS encoding FAD-dependent oxidoreductase, translating to MSEPKEQTTRIIKETPTPDTILDVQQTNCCIVGGGPTGVVLALLLARQGIPVILLEAHKTFERDFRGDLIQAGAMEIMDELGLTDRLLKQVPHSKTGKMEFSIGGQTVTFADFSQLQTRHPYITIIPQVKLIEFLTNEAKRYSNFQLVAGANVQQLIEEDGIIRGVRYRGQGGWHEVRSHLTVAADGRFSPIRKLAGMELIETAAPMDLLWFRLPRHSSESEGLRVRYGSKRVLVTYNTFDGNWQIAAVIPKGSYRQMQAEGIKTLQQSIVEVIPEFSDRVEHLKDWQQTSLLSVQMGRLSQWYRPGLLLLGDAAHVMSPLGGVGITYAIQDAVAAANVLSEPLKRDELQLGHLAAVQRQRELAIKVIQGFQSFTQKRITAKAVQADNSLKLPIYLRLPLLSDIRARLFAFGAFPPHVKVKFSL from the coding sequence ATGTCTGAACCCAAAGAACAAACAACCAGAATTATCAAAGAAACCCCAACTCCCGACACCATTCTCGACGTACAGCAAACAAACTGCTGTATCGTAGGGGGCGGGCCGACAGGGGTAGTTTTGGCACTGCTGTTGGCGCGTCAAGGCATTCCTGTGATCTTGCTGGAAGCACACAAAACCTTTGAGCGCGACTTCCGAGGAGACTTAATTCAAGCCGGGGCGATGGAAATTATGGACGAATTGGGGCTGACGGATCGCTTGCTCAAGCAGGTTCCCCACTCCAAGACGGGCAAAATGGAATTTAGCATCGGCGGACAAACTGTAACCTTTGCAGACTTTAGCCAGTTGCAGACTCGGCATCCTTATATCACAATTATTCCCCAGGTAAAGTTGATTGAATTCCTCACGAATGAGGCGAAACGCTATTCCAACTTTCAGTTAGTCGCGGGTGCGAATGTGCAACAACTGATTGAAGAAGACGGAATCATTCGCGGTGTCCGCTATCGAGGACAGGGAGGCTGGCACGAAGTGCGATCGCACTTGACTGTAGCCGCAGACGGGCGCTTCTCACCAATCCGTAAATTAGCAGGTATGGAACTAATAGAGACGGCAGCACCAATGGATCTGCTTTGGTTTCGCCTACCTCGACACTCCTCGGAGTCAGAAGGTTTGAGGGTGCGCTATGGCAGCAAGCGCGTCTTAGTTACATACAACACCTTTGATGGAAATTGGCAGATTGCCGCAGTCATTCCTAAGGGTTCCTACCGCCAGATGCAGGCAGAGGGAATAAAGACCCTGCAACAGTCGATTGTCGAGGTAATTCCAGAGTTTAGCGATCGCGTCGAACATCTAAAAGATTGGCAGCAGACATCGCTCCTCTCAGTCCAAATGGGCAGACTCTCCCAGTGGTATCGCCCTGGTTTGCTGTTGCTGGGTGACGCTGCCCATGTGATGTCGCCTCTGGGTGGGGTTGGCATCACCTATGCAATTCAGGATGCTGTGGCGGCGGCGAACGTCCTTTCAGAACCCCTGAAGCGCGACGAACTACAGCTCGGTCATTTGGCGGCAGTGCAGCGCCAGCGCGAGTTGGCAATCAAAGTCATCCAAGGATTTCAGTCATTTACGCAGAAGCGGATTACCGCCAAAGCAGTGCAAGCGGATAACTCGTTAAAGCTGCCGATATATTTGCGTCTGCCACTGTTGAGTGATATTCGGGCGCGACTGTTTGCGTTTGGGGCTTTTCCGCCTCATGTCAAGGTCAAATTTAGCTTGTAG
- a CDS encoding FAD-dependent oxidoreductase: protein MSQSVEQTPITNKESSTPDVILDVQQTSCCIVGGGPTGAVLALLLARQGIPVTLIEAQKNFNRDFRGDVLHAGAMGLLDEMGLSDRLLAELPYSTTETIKFLVGGKNITFADVSGLMQTRYPYMTIIPQGKLLDFLTIEAKRYPNFQLLMGANVQQLIEEDGMIRGVRYRGQGGWHEVRSHLTVAADGRFSNIRKLAGMEFNKMAMPLELFWFRLPRYSHEAEGVISHFGKKRILVKFNTYDGNWQIAYYIPKADFRQIQAAGIEAMQQSIVGVVPEFSDRVHHLQDWKQTARISLELGRLSRWYRPGLLVIGDAAHVMLPLGGVGINYAIQDAVTAANILIEPLKRGKLQLHHLAKVQRQRELPIKVIQSFQAFLQKNVTAKAIRAENTYHLPPYWGLPFLRNIVAEILAFGVFPPHLKTEYALPDAEYETGDKSSQKASTIAENLSAK from the coding sequence GTGTCTCAATCTGTAGAACAAACTCCCATAACTAATAAAGAATCTTCAACTCCCGATGTCATTCTTGACGTGCAGCAAACAAGCTGTTGTATTGTAGGCGGTGGACCGACAGGGGCGGTTCTGGCATTGCTGTTGGCACGTCAAGGCATTCCCGTGACGCTGATTGAGGCCCAGAAGAACTTCAACCGTGACTTTCGGGGTGATGTCCTTCACGCTGGGGCGATGGGACTACTCGACGAAATGGGTTTAAGCGATCGCTTGTTGGCTGAACTTCCCTACTCTACGACTGAAACAATTAAATTCCTCGTGGGCGGGAAAAACATTACATTTGCGGATGTAAGTGGTTTGATGCAAACTCGATATCCTTACATGACAATTATTCCCCAGGGAAAGCTGCTAGATTTTCTGACTATTGAGGCGAAACGCTACCCAAACTTTCAGTTGCTCATGGGTGCAAACGTGCAACAACTGATCGAAGAAGACGGAATGATTCGCGGTGTTCGCTATCGGGGACAGGGGGGCTGGCACGAAGTGCGATCGCACCTGACTGTAGCCGCAGACGGGCGGTTCTCTAATATCCGTAAATTAGCAGGCATGGAATTTAACAAAATGGCCATGCCCCTTGAGCTATTTTGGTTCCGCCTACCGCGATATTCTCATGAAGCAGAGGGGGTAATCTCGCATTTTGGTAAAAAGCGCATTTTAGTTAAATTCAATACCTATGATGGAAATTGGCAGATTGCCTACTATATTCCCAAAGCTGACTTTCGCCAGATTCAGGCAGCGGGTATAGAGGCAATGCAGCAGTCTATTGTTGGGGTAGTTCCAGAGTTTAGCGATCGCGTACACCATTTGCAAGATTGGAAGCAGACAGCGCGAATTTCCCTCGAATTGGGCAGACTCTCCCGATGGTATCGCCCTGGCTTGTTGGTGATTGGTGACGCCGCCCACGTCATGTTGCCTTTGGGTGGAGTTGGCATCAACTATGCGATTCAGGATGCTGTAACGGCTGCAAACATCTTGATTGAGCCGCTCAAGCGCGGTAAATTGCAGCTACATCATCTAGCAAAAGTCCAGCGTCAGCGCGAGTTGCCGATTAAAGTTATCCAGTCGTTTCAGGCTTTTCTGCAAAAGAATGTTACAGCCAAAGCAATCCGAGCCGAAAACACTTATCATCTGCCGCCATATTGGGGTTTGCCATTTTTGCGTAATATCGTTGCCGAAATCCTAGCGTTTGGCGTTTTCCCACCTCATCTGAAAACCGAATATGCGTTGCCGGATGCTGAGTATGAGACTGGTGACAAGTCATCTCAAAAAGCATCAACAATAGCTGAGAACCTATCCGCAAAATAA
- a CDS encoding SDR family NAD(P)-dependent oxidoreductase: MTSQLPLKEKVALITGGSRGIGLAIAQGFLTAGSHVVIAAREQGNLNDSISILKDLANTIDANNGTKIQVSGVVADVRDQALVDGMVEDVMQLHNRIDILVNTAGRGGGGPTVATDPDLWYDIIDTNLHGVYRVTRAVLTRSGMLDRRWGRIINMASTGGKQGVLFAAAYTASKHGVVGFTKSLGLELAKTGVTVNAICPGFVETDLAVKARQVYGDVWGITPEEVLKRFETRIPLGRYVVPEEVAPMAVYLASDIAAPVLAQAINICGGLGNY, from the coding sequence ATGACTTCGCAATTACCCTTAAAAGAAAAAGTAGCATTGATTACCGGAGGTAGTCGGGGAATTGGATTGGCGATTGCCCAGGGTTTTTTGACTGCCGGGTCTCATGTAGTCATCGCTGCCAGAGAACAAGGAAACCTGAATGATTCAATATCTATATTGAAGGATCTCGCTAATACTATTGATGCCAATAATGGTACAAAAATTCAAGTTTCTGGAGTCGTAGCAGATGTGCGCGATCAAGCCCTAGTAGATGGGATGGTGGAAGATGTGATGCAACTCCACAACCGCATTGACATTTTGGTTAACACTGCTGGACGCGGGGGGGGTGGTCCAACTGTTGCCACCGATCCTGATCTTTGGTACGACATCATTGACACCAATCTTCACGGTGTTTACCGAGTTACACGTGCAGTTCTAACGCGATCGGGTATGTTAGACCGACGCTGGGGACGCATTATTAATATGGCTTCTACTGGGGGTAAGCAAGGGGTTTTGTTTGCCGCTGCCTATACAGCCTCTAAACATGGAGTAGTTGGCTTTACAAAATCCCTGGGACTCGAACTAGCTAAAACAGGGGTGACAGTTAATGCTATTTGCCCTGGCTTTGTCGAAACAGATTTGGCGGTAAAGGCTCGGCAGGTGTATGGAGATGTGTGGGGGATAACACCTGAGGAAGTATTAAAACGTTTTGAAACGCGCATCCCTTTGGGGCGCTATGTGGTTCCAGAAGAAGTGGCGCCGATGGCAGTCTACTTGGCATCAGATATAGCTGCCCCCGTACTGGCGCAGGCTATTAATATCTGCGGCGGGTTGGGGAATTATTAA
- a CDS encoding cyclase family protein, translated as MQLIDLSVTMEPTEGEPVPVQIEYVNHQEGADLLGKPAGIDHTAFPDGIGLSIEFVKLTTHSGTHIDAPAHYGPLSEGKTAKTIEDLPLDWFFHDGVLIDCSECPADETITSAEIEQKLATMKYDIKPYDIVLLRTGADKYWGKAEYFTKFRGVTREATEWLVLRGVKVIGIDSFGFDAPFHRMLSEYQEKQQSDVLWPAHLYGREKEYCQIERLANLDKIPVNTGFTVACFPIKVRNCGAGWSRVVAMIKN; from the coding sequence GAGGGCGAACCTGTTCCTGTTCAAATTGAGTATGTGAATCATCAGGAAGGAGCTGACTTACTAGGCAAACCAGCCGGAATTGATCACACGGCATTTCCGGATGGAATAGGGTTATCCATTGAGTTTGTTAAATTAACAACTCATTCAGGAACCCACATAGATGCTCCTGCTCATTATGGTCCTTTATCTGAAGGAAAAACGGCTAAAACAATTGAAGATTTGCCCCTTGATTGGTTTTTTCATGATGGGGTGCTAATCGACTGTTCAGAATGTCCAGCCGATGAAACGATAACTTCTGCGGAAATCGAGCAAAAGTTAGCAACTATGAAATATGATATTAAACCTTATGATATCGTATTGTTGAGGACTGGAGCCGACAAGTATTGGGGAAAAGCTGAATACTTTACCAAATTCCGTGGTGTGACTCGTGAGGCAACTGAGTGGTTGGTTTTACGAGGCGTGAAAGTCATCGGCATAGATAGTTTCGGTTTTGATGCGCCGTTTCATAGAATGTTGTCAGAATATCAAGAAAAGCAGCAGTCGGATGTTTTGTGGCCTGCTCACTTATATGGGAGAGAAAAGGAATACTGCCAGATTGAAAGACTTGCTAATCTTGACAAGATTCCTGTAAATACGGGTTTTACTGTAGCTTGTTTCCCCATCAAGGTTCGTAATTGTGGAGCAGGTTGGAGTCGGGTTGTCGCCATGATTAAAAATTGA